A stretch of Desulfotalea psychrophila LSv54 DNA encodes these proteins:
- a CDS encoding molybdopterin-dependent oxidoreductase: MARSRVNKAVASTATTSKRVTLNPKVARRSFLKISAATAALTGAAMTTNLTKKASASGKKSPYEGSKTVRTICTYCAVGCGIEAEVHNGVWVRQNVAVDHPVSRGGHCCKGAGAIDMVTSPKRMKSPMKRINGKWTPISWDRAMGEITDKLKSIREKDGPDALHFNGSAKVSNEMAYQIRKFAAFWGSNNIDHQARIUHSATVAGVANTWGYGAMTNSLNDIRHAKSMIFIGSNAAEAHPVSMQHILHAKEKNNAPIIVVDPRRTKLAAKADEFVRIRPGSDAAFMMGLIHVIVKNGWEDKEFIRTRVSGYEEMIEVTKKYTPEEVEDVTGIPAAQTIKVAKMLATHRPTSLTWCMGGTQHSIGSSITRSFCLLQLVLGNMGKSGGGTNIFRGHDNVQGATDMCILSHSLPAYYGLSDGAWKHWCRVWGVDYEWMVSRFPAKEWMNKKGFTLARWYEGVLNEEKIHQPSPIKALIQWGCGANSNSQYGRVKRAYNKLDLLVIVDPFPTMAAALCETDNVYILPSASQYETQGSVSSTSRQIQWRYKVVDPIYNSRDDYDILRDFVTRLGFADKFYKNIKQEPEDITRELGSGSLTIGYNGQTPERIKAHMENWHTFDIDTLQAKGGPCDGEYYGLPWPCWTQEHPGTPILYDMSKSVAEGGLPFRNRFGVEKTYDSGRTENQLAAEGTYTPGSEVKGGYPEFKDVVPGTNWKTDLSQKTIKDAISRGMAPFGNARARCIVWTFPDQVPVHREPLHSPRPDLIERYPTYQDQTNHFRVDTRFESEQNPNLIKEFPYILTTGRQVEHMGAGAETRSNQYLAELQPEMYAEINPRLANNLGIRKDAMIWIESPEGGKIKVKAFVTERVDEKTIFLPYHFGGSWEGESLVDKYPEGHAPWVVGDSANVVVNYGYDIVTQIQATKDGLCKISLA, encoded by the coding sequence ATGGCCAGAAGTCGAGTGAATAAAGCAGTTGCCAGCACGGCAACTACCAGCAAACGGGTCACCCTGAACCCAAAGGTTGCCAGGAGATCTTTTCTAAAGATTTCTGCGGCAACAGCGGCACTTACAGGGGCTGCGATGACCACAAATCTCACCAAGAAGGCAAGTGCTTCCGGTAAGAAAAGCCCCTATGAGGGCTCCAAAACAGTTCGTACCATCTGCACCTACTGTGCCGTTGGCTGTGGCATTGAGGCCGAGGTGCACAACGGTGTCTGGGTGCGCCAGAACGTTGCGGTAGACCATCCGGTTTCCCGTGGTGGCCATTGCTGTAAAGGGGCAGGTGCCATTGATATGGTAACTAGCCCTAAACGAATGAAGAGCCCCATGAAACGGATAAACGGAAAGTGGACGCCTATTTCCTGGGACCGGGCAATGGGTGAGATCACCGATAAACTGAAGTCGATTCGGGAAAAAGATGGCCCCGATGCCCTCCACTTTAACGGTAGTGCCAAGGTCTCCAATGAAATGGCCTATCAGATCAGAAAATTCGCAGCATTCTGGGGGTCGAATAATATCGATCACCAGGCCCGCATCTGACACTCCGCAACGGTGGCAGGTGTCGCCAATACTTGGGGTTACGGTGCAATGACTAATAGTCTTAATGACATTAGGCATGCGAAATCCATGATTTTTATCGGTTCAAATGCGGCAGAGGCACATCCTGTCTCCATGCAGCATATTCTTCACGCCAAAGAGAAGAACAATGCGCCGATTATTGTTGTTGATCCACGTCGAACAAAGCTTGCCGCCAAGGCCGATGAGTTTGTTCGTATTCGTCCGGGCTCTGATGCTGCCTTTATGATGGGACTGATCCACGTAATCGTCAAAAACGGTTGGGAAGATAAGGAATTTATTCGTACCCGTGTTTCCGGTTACGAAGAGATGATTGAAGTCACAAAAAAATATACTCCTGAAGAGGTAGAGGATGTAACGGGTATCCCCGCAGCCCAGACCATCAAGGTTGCCAAGATGCTTGCAACCCATCGCCCAACCAGTCTTACCTGGTGTATGGGTGGTACTCAGCATAGTATCGGCTCCAGCATCACCAGAAGCTTCTGTCTGCTCCAGCTTGTCCTTGGCAATATGGGTAAATCAGGTGGTGGTACCAACATTTTCCGTGGTCACGACAATGTTCAGGGGGCAACGGATATGTGTATTCTCTCCCATAGCCTACCTGCCTACTATGGTCTCTCCGACGGCGCCTGGAAACACTGGTGTCGCGTCTGGGGTGTGGATTACGAGTGGATGGTCTCACGTTTTCCTGCAAAGGAGTGGATGAATAAAAAGGGATTCACCCTTGCCCGCTGGTACGAAGGCGTACTGAACGAAGAAAAAATTCATCAGCCATCTCCCATCAAGGCCCTTATCCAATGGGGATGTGGGGCCAACTCTAATTCCCAGTATGGTCGAGTAAAAAGAGCCTATAACAAGCTTGATCTCCTGGTTATTGTTGATCCTTTCCCCACCATGGCAGCGGCCCTCTGTGAAACAGATAATGTCTATATTCTGCCCAGTGCCAGCCAGTACGAAACGCAAGGGTCAGTGAGTTCTACCTCACGCCAAATTCAATGGCGCTATAAGGTTGTTGATCCTATCTACAACAGTCGAGATGACTATGACATCCTTCGTGATTTCGTTACCCGTCTTGGTTTTGCTGATAAGTTTTACAAAAACATCAAGCAGGAACCCGAAGATATTACGCGTGAGCTGGGCAGTGGCTCACTGACCATTGGTTATAACGGTCAGACGCCCGAGCGTATCAAGGCCCATATGGAGAACTGGCATACCTTTGATATCGATACCCTACAGGCTAAGGGTGGCCCATGCGATGGCGAATATTACGGTCTGCCTTGGCCTTGCTGGACCCAGGAACATCCGGGTACTCCTATTCTCTACGATATGTCGAAGTCTGTGGCCGAAGGTGGTCTACCTTTTAGAAATCGTTTTGGTGTCGAAAAAACCTATGATTCTGGTCGTACCGAAAACCAACTTGCAGCCGAGGGAACCTATACCCCAGGCAGTGAGGTAAAGGGTGGTTATCCTGAATTCAAAGATGTGGTTCCAGGCACAAACTGGAAGACAGACCTCAGCCAGAAAACGATCAAGGATGCCATTTCCCGTGGCATGGCACCATTTGGTAATGCCCGGGCCCGCTGTATTGTCTGGACCTTTCCTGATCAGGTGCCTGTTCACCGTGAGCCCCTACACTCACCACGTCCGGATCTGATAGAGCGATATCCAACCTACCAGGACCAGACGAATCATTTCCGGGTTGATACCCGCTTTGAGTCAGAGCAAAACCCGAATCTGATAAAAGAGTTTCCATATATCCTCACCACAGGCCGACAGGTTGAGCATATGGGTGCGGGTGCCGAGACCCGAAGCAATCAGTATCTAGCTGAACTGCAGCCTGAAATGTACGCAGAGATTAATCCCCGCCTGGCCAATAATCTTGGTATTCGTAAGGATGCAATGATCTGGATTGAATCCCCGGAGGGCGGCAAAATCAAGGTGAAGGCCTTTGTCACCGAAAGGGTGGACGAAAAAACTATCTTTTTACCATATCACTTTGGTGGTTCCTGGGAAGGCGAGTCTCTTGTTGATAAGTATCCAGAGGGACATGCACCATGGGTTGTTGGTGATTCAGCCAATGTTGTTGTCAACTATGGATATGATATCGTTACTCAGATTCAGGCTACTAAAGATGGTCTCTGTAAAATCAGCTTGGCCTAA
- a CDS encoding TorD/DmsD family molecular chaperone, giving the protein MDMMTEKELSRVRLRFIDVIKSFFLEEPDAEKMSRWRGIFASLHGEHINPLFDAAVTDFCKLLTLKNLSDLQDEYYVLFTDPFNKRHVATTASYYVDGRHHGETLAQFRGLLAKADLMKNESVIDTEDSIPVMLDSLARLIEDEIAGSATARDYQTQLVVEFLEPLVESVYLILKDDDRAEFYETCSLFLKGYLDLERGLIMEM; this is encoded by the coding sequence ATGGACATGATGACTGAAAAAGAACTCTCCAGAGTTCGTCTGCGTTTTATCGATGTAATTAAATCCTTCTTCCTTGAAGAGCCAGACGCAGAAAAAATGAGCCGCTGGCGTGGTATCTTTGCCTCTCTGCACGGGGAACATATCAACCCCCTCTTTGATGCAGCAGTTACAGATTTCTGCAAGCTTCTTACCCTGAAAAATCTCTCGGATCTGCAGGATGAATACTATGTCCTCTTCACAGATCCCTTTAACAAAAGACATGTTGCAACCACCGCATCCTACTATGTCGATGGCCGGCACCACGGTGAGACCCTTGCCCAATTTCGTGGCCTGCTGGCAAAGGCAGATTTGATGAAAAATGAAAGTGTAATAGATACAGAAGATTCTATTCCCGTCATGCTCGACAGTCTTGCCCGCCTTATCGAGGACGAAATCGCAGGTAGCGCTACGGCCCGGGACTACCAGACACAACTGGTAGTAGAGTTCCTAGAACCCCTTGTTGAAAGTGTTTACCTGATACTCAAAGATGATGATCGGGCTGAATTCTATGAAACCTGCAGTCTCTTCCTCAAGGGCTATCTGGATCTTGAGCGTGGTTTAATCATGGAGATGTAA